Proteins co-encoded in one Stomoxys calcitrans chromosome 5, idStoCalc2.1, whole genome shotgun sequence genomic window:
- the LOC131997603 gene encoding uncharacterized protein LOC131997603: protein MCILGMRTMSLMLGWVHLIAATASSIFLLVLICTYHSESYDDRMDKEDLFLGLGLPKVMLLFLFCVTDSVFALLLIKGIKEERHRLMAPFVYAHYVALGFLVIIIIIYFVADLIEATFMELVVDFIANCARFALTLLLIWPAHVLYHQMRLYPDQFEQQWHSDVHPADKHLHDIPGEMV from the exons ATGTGCATCTTAGGCATGAGGACCATGAGTCTAATGTTGGGTTGGGTGCATTTAATTGCTGCCACAGCATCGTCAATTTTCCTTTTGGTTTTAATCTGCACCTATCACAGCGAATCCTATGATGATAGAATGGATAAGGAAG ACCTATTTCTGGGCTTGGGCCTTCCTAAGGTGATGCTATTGTTTCTCTTTTGTGTAACGGACAGCGTGTTTGCTTTGCTCTTAATAAAGGGAATTAAAGAG GAACGTCATAGATTAATGGCCCCCTTTGTTTATGCCCACTATGTGGCCTTAGGATTTCTTGTGATAATCatcataatttattttgtagCCGATCTTATTGAAGCCACTTTCATGGAGTTGGTGGTTGACTTCATAGCGAATTGTGCAAGATTTG CACTGACGCTGCTTCTCATTTGGCCTGCCCATGTACTCTACCATCAAATGCGACTCTATCCGGATCAATTTGAACAGCAATGGCATAGTGATGTTCATCCTGCCGATAAACACCTACACGATATACCTGGTGAAATGGTTTAG
- the LOC106092223 gene encoding uncharacterized protein LOC106092223, which yields MTEEKLRCTISSYISLFVGWFHLIFSTILFFGLFYYLCVRFERPNDNPQIAALGLPVLLILFTFSFASFVFDILLITGILVRQVKLVSAFVFGNYMILGFVASSAVFYFAEDYVHDVTTIGSVVNPLLHGLTLGTAIYLFYPVYLLVQQTREPPSNEHSQLDDSEILKDNKSNKSNSDGSQAKIV from the exons atgaCTGAGGAAAAACTTAGATGTACTATCTCCAGCTATATAAGCCTATTTGTAGGATGGTTTCACTTGATTTTCTCCACCATACTGTTCTTTGGACTCTTTTACTATTTGTGCGTCAGATTTGAGAGGCCGAATGATAACC CCCAAATAGCAGCCCTGGGACTTCCCGTATTATTGATACTGTTTACTTTTAGTTTTGCCAGTTTTGTTTTCGATATACTGCTGATAACTGGCATACTTGTG CGACAAGTAAAACTTGTATCTGCCTTTGTGTTTGGCAATTACATGATACTGGGATTTGTGGCTAGCTCTGCGGTCTTCTACTTCGCCGAGGACTATGTGCACGATGTCACCACGATAGGTTCAGTGGTTAATCCCCTGCTGCATGGACTAACACTGG GCACCGCCATCTATTTGTTTTATCCCGTCTATCTGTTGGTGCAACAGACTCGTGAACCTCCCTCGAATGAGCATAGCCAATTGGATGATAGTGAAATTCTTAAGGATAACAAGTCCAATAAGTCTAACAGTGATGGTAGTCaagcaaaaattgtttaa